The following coding sequences are from one Pelagovum sp. HNIBRBA483 window:
- the lysA gene encoding diaminopimelate decarboxylase encodes MDHFLYRDGVLHAEDVPVAEIAAAVGTPFYVYSSATLLRHFGLFEEALDGLEHTICFAMKSLSNQAILRLLAQRGAGMDVVSEGEYRRAKAAGVPGERIVFSGVGKTRAEMRTALEGGIRQFNVESEPELRALSEVASAMGAVAPITIRVNPDVDAKTHAKIATGKSENKFGIPIAKAREVYAEAAALPGIEVVGIDVHIGSQLTQLEPFEAAYRKVADLTEALRSDGHDIRRLDLGGGLGIPYTRSNEAPPLPLDYGALIKRTVGHLGCEVEIEPGRLISGNAGLMVSRVIYIKEGEGRNFLILDGAMNDLIRPAMYEAHHDIVPVIEPETGVEQVPFDIVGPVCETGDTFAKGWHMPPVKEGDLVAFRSAGAYGAVMASEYNSRPLIPEVLVQDDQFAVIRPRPTFDEMIARDTIPEWL; translated from the coding sequence ATGGACCATTTTCTCTATCGAGACGGGGTGTTGCACGCCGAGGACGTGCCGGTTGCGGAAATCGCCGCGGCCGTGGGGACGCCGTTCTATGTTTACTCCTCTGCGACGTTACTGCGGCATTTCGGCCTGTTCGAAGAGGCGCTCGATGGGCTGGAGCATACGATTTGCTTTGCGATGAAGTCGCTGTCGAACCAAGCGATCTTGCGGCTCTTGGCGCAGCGCGGGGCGGGCATGGACGTTGTCTCCGAGGGTGAATACCGCCGCGCTAAGGCTGCGGGCGTGCCGGGAGAGAGGATTGTCTTTTCCGGCGTGGGTAAAACCCGCGCGGAAATGCGCACTGCGTTGGAAGGCGGCATCCGTCAGTTCAATGTGGAGAGCGAGCCGGAATTGCGCGCGCTGAGCGAAGTTGCCTCGGCTATGGGGGCGGTCGCGCCGATCACCATTAGGGTTAACCCTGATGTGGACGCGAAAACGCACGCGAAGATTGCCACGGGAAAATCGGAAAACAAGTTCGGCATCCCGATCGCCAAGGCGCGGGAGGTGTATGCCGAAGCTGCCGCCCTTCCGGGGATCGAAGTTGTCGGAATTGATGTACATATCGGCAGCCAGTTGACCCAGTTGGAACCTTTTGAGGCGGCCTATCGCAAGGTAGCCGATCTGACCGAGGCTTTGCGTTCCGACGGGCATGACATTCGCCGCCTCGATCTTGGGGGCGGGCTGGGTATCCCGTACACGCGCTCGAATGAGGCGCCGCCGCTGCCGCTCGACTATGGTGCGCTGATCAAGCGCACGGTCGGGCATCTTGGATGTGAGGTCGAGATCGAGCCTGGGCGGCTGATCTCGGGCAATGCGGGGCTGATGGTGTCGCGGGTAATTTACATCAAAGAGGGTGAGGGGCGGAATTTCCTGATCCTTGATGGTGCGATGAACGATTTGATCCGCCCTGCTATGTACGAAGCGCATCACGATATCGTGCCTGTAATTGAGCCGGAAACTGGCGTTGAGCAAGTGCCGTTCGATATCGTCGGGCCGGTCTGTGAAACGGGCGACACCTTTGCCAAGGGATGGCATATGCCACCGGTTAAGGAGGGTGATCTGGTCGCTTTCCGTTCGGCGGGCGCATATGGTGCGGTGATGGCGAGCGAATACAATTCGCGGCCCCTGATCCCAGAGGTTTTGGTGCAGGATGATCAATTCGCTGTCATCCGTCCGCGTCCTACCTTTGACGAAATGATTGCGCGCGATACCATTCCCGAGTGGCTGTAA
- a CDS encoding zinc-ribbon domain-containing protein, whose protein sequence is MRLVCPNCGAQYEVPDDVIPTTGRDVQCSNCGHTWFENPGASAEAEAEIESVTYSPDEETPAAAEEAPAPWAKDPDNTRLFDHLTDDEQNSVPAPSPSSDILADDEVEDEPIASAPTPKAERRQLDPGIAEILREEAEREARKREAEARSSIESQPDLGLDASEPLDQAAESRRRMARLTGEEDAPDPAPLAQPPMADDRPRRERLPDIEEINSTLVASEERNAPTLQEIAEAKSRQRRGFRRGFSWSLVLAMVAVVVYLYAPALSASFPAAEPLLTSYVEMVNDWRIGLDVWMQEAAARMNGSGA, encoded by the coding sequence ATGCGGCTCGTCTGCCCGAATTGCGGGGCACAGTATGAGGTTCCAGACGACGTCATCCCGACAACTGGTCGGGATGTGCAATGTTCCAATTGCGGCCATACCTGGTTTGAAAATCCCGGTGCCTCTGCCGAAGCAGAAGCCGAGATCGAAAGCGTAACCTACAGCCCCGACGAAGAGACGCCGGCAGCAGCCGAGGAGGCTCCAGCGCCTTGGGCCAAAGACCCCGATAATACGCGGCTTTTCGATCATCTCACTGATGACGAGCAGAATTCCGTCCCTGCACCGAGCCCATCCAGCGACATCCTTGCCGACGATGAAGTCGAGGACGAGCCGATAGCGTCCGCACCAACGCCGAAGGCCGAGCGACGCCAACTTGATCCCGGCATTGCCGAAATTCTGCGGGAGGAAGCCGAGCGCGAAGCCCGCAAACGCGAGGCCGAAGCCCGCAGCAGTATCGAAAGCCAGCCGGATCTTGGCCTTGATGCCTCCGAACCGCTCGATCAGGCCGCCGAGTCCCGCCGCCGGATGGCGCGACTCACCGGCGAGGAGGACGCACCGGATCCCGCGCCGCTTGCCCAGCCCCCGATGGCAGATGACCGCCCCCGCCGCGAACGACTTCCTGATATCGAAGAGATCAACTCAACCCTCGTCGCCTCGGAAGAGCGCAACGCTCCCACCCTACAGGAAATAGCCGAAGCCAAAAGCAGGCAGCGCCGTGGTTTCCGCCGTGGGTTTAGCTGGTCCCTCGTGCTGGCAATGGTCGCGGTGGTGGTCTACCTCTACGCGCCTGCGCTCTCAGCCAGTTTTCCAGCCGCCGAGCCTCTGCTGACCTCATATGTCGAAATGGTGAATGATTGGCGCATCGGCTTGGATGTCTGGATGCAGGAAGCCGCCGCGCGGATGAACGGCTCCGGCGCCTAG
- a CDS encoding TIGR02302 family protein, protein MAVSHCVTRARCGKERENELKNDLPELAHLRRPLRLALLGLWAKRIVRGFWPVWSIGFFSCGLWLFGALDLLPELWRLAVLWVLGLAAVAALVRGVIGWRRPSLADAVAALDQSHSDRPLAALVDTPVLAGGDAGTDALWQAHRQRMLVRSRTLRAEWPDLSVAADDPFGLRYAALLLFVVALLFAPRDARAPIAGGAVADIPDAVWEGWIEPPAYTGRPALYLADQQGGEISVPIGSRVTVRFYGAEGALNLRETVSSAGVDAQEMTYRLEVDRSGLVEIDGADNARWQVSAVPDVIPEIALDGPLETDASGRMQQPFKAEDDYGVTQGAARFVLDVDQVTRQHGKAIAPEERAPIVVDLPMPIRGGREQVSEVLLEDFSKHPYANLPVSLEMQIEDALAQTGDTVPVAMILPGRRFFEPVARAVIEQRSDLLWNRANAPRVAQILRAISHRPEESFGNETAYLRLRVAIRHLEALEPVAADDEQVSEIADMLWEVAVELEEGRLADARERLRRAQERLAEAMRNGASEAEIAELMDELRDAIDDYTRMLAEQQPQEQGEDGQQQEGESRELSGDQLQAMMDRIQELMEQGRMEEAQQMMQALNELLENLRVTQSEGEGSQGQQSMQDLGETLREQQELSDEAFQDLQERYNGQEQQGGEQGQPQGENGTGSGGAEAGPDGREAGRSLADRQQALREELERQRGGLPLLEGEAAERAERSLERAEGAMDGAEEALREGRLAEALDNQAEAMEALRDGLRNLGQALADNREMDGQGGQQGGATATEDQNRSDPLGRDIGRLGQQGTDEQMLGDGISEDERAAEILRELRDRAGDRSRSEDEQEYLKRLLEQF, encoded by the coding sequence GTGGCTGTAAGCCATTGCGTTACCCGCGCGCGGTGCGGGAAGGAACGGGAGAACGAGCTGAAAAACGATCTGCCAGAACTGGCGCATCTGCGACGCCCCTTGCGGCTGGCGCTGCTAGGGCTGTGGGCGAAGCGTATTGTGCGTGGTTTCTGGCCGGTTTGGAGTATCGGTTTTTTCAGTTGCGGGCTTTGGCTCTTCGGTGCGCTGGATCTGTTGCCCGAGCTTTGGCGCTTGGCAGTTCTGTGGGTTCTGGGCCTTGCTGCGGTCGCGGCGCTTGTGCGTGGCGTGATCGGCTGGCGGCGACCGTCATTAGCGGATGCCGTTGCCGCGCTCGACCAAAGCCATTCCGACCGGCCACTGGCTGCATTAGTAGATACGCCGGTACTGGCGGGCGGAGATGCGGGTACTGATGCATTATGGCAGGCGCATCGGCAGCGGATGTTGGTGCGGAGCCGGACGCTGCGCGCGGAGTGGCCTGATCTTTCGGTTGCGGCGGATGATCCTTTCGGCCTGCGCTATGCTGCTTTGCTGTTGTTCGTTGTGGCGCTTCTCTTTGCGCCACGCGATGCCAGAGCACCAATTGCAGGAGGCGCCGTTGCGGACATTCCCGATGCTGTATGGGAAGGGTGGATCGAGCCGCCTGCCTATACAGGGAGGCCGGCGCTCTACCTCGCTGATCAGCAGGGAGGCGAAATATCGGTGCCCATTGGCAGCCGCGTGACGGTGCGCTTCTATGGAGCGGAAGGTGCCTTGAACCTGCGGGAAACGGTATCTTCGGCGGGGGTGGACGCGCAGGAGATGACCTACCGGCTTGAGGTTGATCGTAGTGGCTTGGTGGAGATCGATGGCGCGGATAACGCACGCTGGCAAGTATCGGCGGTGCCTGATGTGATCCCTGAGATTGCCCTTGATGGACCGCTGGAAACCGATGCGTCTGGACGGATGCAGCAGCCTTTCAAGGCCGAAGACGATTATGGCGTAACCCAAGGTGCCGCGCGGTTTGTGCTGGATGTGGATCAGGTGACCCGCCAGCACGGCAAGGCGATTGCCCCCGAAGAGCGCGCGCCGATTGTGGTCGATCTGCCGATGCCCATTCGCGGTGGGCGAGAGCAGGTGAGCGAAGTGTTGCTCGAAGATTTTTCGAAACATCCATACGCCAATCTGCCGGTGAGTTTGGAGATGCAGATCGAGGATGCGTTGGCGCAGACCGGCGATACCGTGCCTGTTGCAATGATCCTACCGGGGCGGCGGTTTTTCGAGCCGGTGGCGCGGGCGGTGATCGAGCAGCGCAGCGACCTGTTGTGGAACCGCGCCAATGCGCCCCGCGTTGCGCAGATTTTGCGGGCGATCTCGCACCGGCCGGAGGAAAGTTTTGGCAACGAGACGGCCTATTTGAGGTTGCGGGTTGCGATCCGGCATTTGGAGGCTTTGGAGCCAGTTGCCGCCGACGATGAGCAGGTAAGTGAGATTGCTGACATGCTCTGGGAAGTGGCGGTCGAGTTGGAAGAGGGCCGCTTGGCTGATGCGCGCGAGCGGCTGCGGCGCGCGCAAGAGCGGCTGGCGGAGGCGATGCGCAACGGCGCGAGCGAGGCCGAGATTGCTGAATTAATGGATGAGCTGCGCGATGCGATTGATGATTACACTCGAATGCTGGCCGAACAGCAGCCGCAAGAGCAAGGTGAAGATGGCCAGCAACAAGAGGGCGAAAGCCGCGAGCTGAGCGGTGATCAGCTGCAAGCGATGATGGACCGGATTCAGGAGCTGATGGAACAGGGGCGCATGGAAGAGGCGCAGCAGATGATGCAGGCCCTGAACGAACTGTTGGAGAACCTGCGCGTCACGCAGAGTGAAGGGGAAGGATCGCAAGGTCAGCAATCCATGCAGGATTTGGGTGAGACGTTGCGCGAGCAGCAGGAGTTGTCGGACGAAGCGTTCCAAGATTTGCAAGAGCGCTACAACGGGCAGGAACAGCAAGGCGGAGAGCAAGGACAGCCGCAGGGCGAGAACGGGACAGGTTCCGGCGGGGCCGAGGCGGGGCCGGATGGGCGTGAGGCAGGACGGTCGCTGGCCGACCGGCAGCAAGCCTTGCGCGAGGAGTTGGAGCGCCAGCGCGGTGGTCTGCCGCTGCTGGAAGGGGAGGCAGCAGAGCGTGCGGAGCGCTCGCTCGAGCGTGCCGAGGGCGCGATGGACGGTGCTGAAGAGGCGCTGCGTGAAGGGCGCTTGGCGGAGGCATTAGACAATCAGGCCGAGGCGATGGAGGCCTTGCGGGACGGGTTGCGGAACCTTGGGCAGGCGCTGGCGGACAACCGCGAAATGGACGGTCAGGGCGGCCAGCAGGGCGGCGCGACCGCGACTGAGGATCAAAACCGCAGTGACCCTCTCGGCCGTGATATCGGGCGATTGGGTCAGCAGGGAACCGATGAGCAAATGCTGGGCGATGGGATATCGGAAGATGAACGCGCCGCCGAGATTTTGCGTGAGCTGCGTGATCGCGCGGGTGACAGAAGCCGTTCCGAGGACGAGCAGGAATACCTGAAACGCTTGTTGGAGCAGTTCTAG
- a CDS encoding DUF2834 domain-containing protein produces the protein MKSLRPVYLLLAIWGAVHPMYYFITWFMAEGFSLMAMVDAWHANAASSGLVWDLTIAAVTLTFWILAEVAVRRNWEALIAIPATFCIGVSCGLPLYLFLRTKPLE, from the coding sequence ATGAAAAGCTTACGTCCTGTCTATTTGCTGCTGGCCATTTGGGGTGCGGTGCATCCGATGTATTATTTCATCACATGGTTCATGGCGGAGGGCTTTAGCCTGATGGCGATGGTGGATGCATGGCATGCGAATGCCGCATCTTCTGGCCTTGTTTGGGATCTGACGATTGCAGCGGTCACGCTGACTTTCTGGATCCTTGCCGAGGTGGCGGTGCGCCGCAATTGGGAAGCCTTGATCGCAATTCCGGCGACTTTTTGCATCGGGGTGAGCTGCGGCTTGCCGCTGTACCTTTTCCTGCGGACAAAACCGCTCGAATAG
- a CDS encoding cell division ATP-binding protein FtsE, whose translation MIELERVAYSYGGEELFADVTLSLAPGSFHFLTGPSGAGKTTLLKLCYGALIATSGQVRLFGENTRKMDRDRIAMNRRRIGVVHQDCQFLDHLPISENVALPLTVAGRGDEVDAYLDELLAWVGLSRQKEQLPPELSGGERQRAALARAIIMSPEVIIADEPTGNIDWEMSQRLLSLLVELNKLGKTVLIASHDLALIRAAKAQVSARVLRLKDRKIQAAEVDL comes from the coding sequence GTGATTGAGCTGGAGCGGGTGGCCTATAGTTACGGGGGTGAAGAGCTGTTCGCCGATGTGACGCTTTCTTTGGCGCCGGGTTCATTCCATTTCCTGACAGGGCCATCCGGTGCTGGGAAAACAACCCTTCTGAAGCTATGTTATGGTGCGCTGATCGCGACATCAGGACAGGTGCGGCTGTTTGGCGAAAACACACGCAAGATGGACCGTGACCGTATTGCCATGAACCGGCGGCGGATCGGGGTGGTGCATCAGGACTGCCAGTTCCTTGACCATTTACCGATTTCTGAAAACGTTGCTCTGCCGCTGACTGTCGCTGGACGGGGTGACGAGGTTGATGCCTATCTCGACGAATTGCTCGCCTGGGTTGGCCTGAGCCGCCAGAAGGAGCAACTGCCGCCCGAACTGTCAGGTGGAGAACGGCAGCGCGCGGCGCTCGCGCGGGCGATCATCATGTCGCCCGAGGTGATTATCGCAGATGAGCCAACCGGAAATATTGACTGGGAGATGTCGCAACGGCTGCTTTCACTGCTGGTGGAGTTGAACAAGCTGGGCAAGACGGTGCTGATCGCTAGCCATGATCTGGCGCTGATCCGCGCGGCAAAGGCGCAGGTTTCGGCGCGGGTGCTGCGCCTGAAAGATCGTAAGATCCAGGCGGCGGAGGTGGACCTGTGA
- the argH gene encoding argininosuccinate lyase, which produces MTKSSNQMWGGRFAAGPDAIMEAINASIGFDKRLAPQDIAGSRAHAAMLAAQGIISDKDAEAIREGLLTILSEIEGGNFTFSTALEDIHMNVEARLKEIVGEPAGRLHTARSRNDQVAVDFRLWVRDQCDAVDGALEALMKALLAQAEAGADWVMPGFTHLQTAQPVTWGHHMLAYVEMFARDRSRFADARKRMNESPLGAAALAGTSFPIDRHATATALGFDRPTANSLDSVSDRDFALEFLAAASICAMHLSRFAEELVIWSSAQFRFVTMSDKWSTGSSIMPQKRNPDAAELIRAKIGRIFGANVALMTVMKGLPLTYSKDMQEDKEQVFDAADNFLLALAAMAGMVSDMTANRASLKAAASSGFSTATDLADWLVRELNLPFRDAHHVTGSLVAMAEGKGCDLPDLSLEDMQSVHKEIHADVFDVLGVENSVASRLSYGGTSPVRVREQVARWKEVLA; this is translated from the coding sequence ATGACCAAATCCTCGAACCAGATGTGGGGCGGGCGCTTCGCCGCTGGGCCGGACGCCATAATGGAAGCAATTAATGCGTCCATCGGGTTCGACAAACGACTGGCGCCACAAGATATCGCCGGTTCGCGCGCTCATGCTGCGATGTTGGCAGCACAAGGCATCATTAGCGATAAGGATGCGGAGGCCATTCGGGAAGGGCTGCTCACCATATTGTCAGAAATCGAGGGCGGAAATTTCACCTTTTCGACTGCGCTTGAGGACATCCACATGAATGTGGAAGCGCGGCTGAAAGAGATCGTGGGTGAACCGGCGGGGCGACTGCATACCGCGCGGAGCCGTAACGATCAGGTGGCGGTCGATTTCCGGTTGTGGGTGCGTGACCAGTGCGATGCGGTGGATGGCGCGCTTGAGGCGCTGATGAAGGCGCTGCTGGCGCAGGCCGAGGCCGGTGCAGATTGGGTGATGCCCGGTTTCACACATTTGCAGACGGCGCAGCCGGTGACGTGGGGCCATCATATGCTGGCCTATGTCGAGATGTTTGCCCGTGATCGCAGCCGTTTTGCCGATGCGCGCAAGCGGATGAACGAAAGCCCGCTTGGTGCGGCCGCGCTGGCGGGAACCTCCTTCCCGATTGACCGCCATGCAACGGCAACAGCGCTGGGCTTTGACCGCCCGACCGCGAATAGCCTCGATTCCGTCTCGGACAGGGATTTCGCGTTGGAATTCCTCGCGGCGGCAAGCATCTGCGCGATGCATTTGAGCCGGTTTGCCGAAGAGCTGGTGATCTGGTCGTCGGCGCAGTTCCGGTTTGTGACAATGTCTGACAAGTGGTCCACCGGATCGTCGATCATGCCGCAGAAGCGCAACCCTGATGCCGCCGAATTGATCCGTGCCAAGATCGGGCGGATTTTCGGGGCGAATGTTGCGTTGATGACGGTGATGAAAGGGCTGCCTCTGACCTATTCGAAGGACATGCAGGAAGACAAAGAGCAGGTCTTTGATGCGGCGGATAACTTCCTGCTGGCGCTTGCTGCGATGGCGGGGATGGTTTCGGACATGACGGCGAATCGCGCGTCCCTGAAGGCGGCGGCATCGAGCGGGTTTTCAACCGCGACCGACCTTGCTGACTGGCTGGTGCGGGAGTTGAATCTGCCGTTCCGCGATGCGCATCATGTGACGGGATCGCTGGTGGCTATGGCCGAGGGCAAAGGCTGCGATCTGCCTGATCTGTCGCTCGAGGATATGCAATCTGTGCATAAAGAGATCCACGCCGATGTGTTCGACGTGCTGGGTGTAGAGAATTCGGTGGCGTCGCGCCTCAGCTATGGCGGGACATCGCCTGTGCGCGTGCGCGAGCAGGTCGCCCGTTGGAAAGAGGTGCTCGCGTGA
- a CDS encoding YqgE/AlgH family protein, with product MEGLDLSLAGKLLVAMPDMGDARFERSVIYMCAHSDDGAMGLIVNKPAPEVRFGDLLKQLGIEADPEARDIRVHFGGPVEHGRGFVLHSADYNSGNGTLEVDDTTSMTATMDVLEDIAAGRGPESSMLALGYAGWGPGQLEDEIALNGWLVCDARDDIVYGRANEFKWNAALKHMGIDPLLLSSTSGSA from the coding sequence ATGGAAGGTCTAGACCTCTCTCTTGCGGGAAAACTGCTGGTCGCAATGCCTGATATGGGCGATGCGCGGTTCGAAAGAAGCGTCATCTATATGTGCGCGCATTCGGATGACGGGGCCATGGGGCTTATCGTTAACAAACCCGCGCCGGAAGTACGGTTTGGCGATTTGCTCAAGCAACTGGGTATCGAAGCCGATCCCGAAGCGCGTGATATTCGCGTGCATTTTGGTGGGCCGGTTGAGCATGGGCGGGGATTCGTCTTGCACAGCGCGGATTACAACAGCGGGAATGGGACGCTGGAGGTGGATGACACCACGTCAATGACGGCGACAATGGACGTGCTGGAAGACATCGCCGCCGGTCGCGGGCCTGAATCATCCATGTTGGCGCTTGGCTATGCGGGCTGGGGACCGGGCCAGTTGGAGGACGAGATCGCGCTGAACGGCTGGCTGGTGTGCGATGCGCGTGACGACATCGTTTATGGCCGCGCGAACGAGTTCAAATGGAACGCGGCGCTGAAACACATGGGAATTGACCCGCTTTTATTGTCGAGCACCTCTGGCAGCGCCTGA
- a CDS encoding cell division protein FtsX: protein MLFGGDRQADRAVPPTGFTARLTIFTAGAMAFLAVFVLALSLTAGRVADRWTEELARTSTLRISAPEGQVDAQVQAAIRVLETTPGVASARALTDDEQRALLAPWFGPDLPVESLPIPQLIEIFEEAGGYDATGLRARLQAEVPGALLDDHARWRAPLVAAAERLKLLGYSAVILIAGATAAMITLAAQAALAANAQVIQVMRLVGARDVYIAGAFVRRFTLRALTGAAIGVLVSGVAVGLLPELEVAGGILEGIGFSGAEWLWVLAIPILAALVAFVATRAAAFRTLRRHA from the coding sequence ATGCTGTTCGGTGGAGATCGTCAGGCAGACCGTGCCGTTCCGCCAACGGGGTTTACCGCACGGTTGACGATTTTTACCGCCGGAGCGATGGCCTTTCTGGCTGTCTTCGTTCTGGCGCTTTCACTAACCGCCGGTCGGGTGGCGGATCGCTGGACCGAAGAATTGGCGCGGACCTCGACCTTGCGTATCTCGGCGCCGGAAGGGCAGGTGGATGCGCAGGTGCAGGCGGCTATCCGCGTGCTTGAGACAACGCCCGGCGTGGCCAGTGCGCGCGCCCTGACTGATGATGAACAGCGCGCGCTGCTGGCGCCGTGGTTCGGGCCTGATTTGCCAGTGGAGTCTCTGCCGATCCCGCAGTTGATCGAGATATTCGAGGAAGCGGGTGGCTATGACGCGACAGGCTTGCGCGCGCGATTGCAGGCCGAGGTTCCCGGGGCATTACTGGATGATCATGCCAGATGGCGTGCCCCTTTGGTGGCGGCAGCTGAGCGGCTGAAGCTGCTGGGCTATTCTGCTGTGATCCTGATTGCGGGTGCGACGGCGGCAATGATCACATTGGCGGCGCAGGCGGCGTTGGCCGCCAATGCACAGGTGATACAGGTGATGCGGCTGGTGGGTGCGCGGGACGTTTATATCGCTGGTGCCTTTGTCAGACGCTTCACGCTCAGAGCCTTGACCGGCGCTGCGATTGGGGTTCTCGTGAGTGGGGTGGCCGTCGGGCTTTTGCCTGAGTTGGAGGTTGCGGGGGGCATTCTGGAGGGGATCGGCTTTTCCGGCGCCGAGTGGCTTTGGGTCTTGGCGATCCCGATCCTTGCAGCTTTGGTGGCTTTTGTCGCGACCCGCGCGGCGGCCTTTAGGACGCTGAGGAGGCACGCATGA
- a CDS encoding lysophospholipid acyltransferase family protein, translating to MTHGLQWARSLVFIILMYAAMVPYALFYLPWAILSRDGALAAAHGWCRFVKWMAGWLIGLHFEIRGTPPTDEVIVAAKHQSFLDIILIYSAVPRGKFIMKRELIYTPILGQYALRVGSVPVRRGKRAEAVKKMVDDVIAGRAEPGQLVVYPQGTRIAPGVRAPYKMGTFALYEASGLPVVPVACNVGVFWPKRGIYRKPGTAIVEFLPRIEQGLSQEAFLQRLESEIEERSDALAREAGFAV from the coding sequence ATGACACACGGTTTGCAATGGGCGCGGTCGCTGGTTTTCATCATATTGATGTATGCCGCGATGGTGCCTTATGCGCTGTTCTATCTGCCTTGGGCGATCCTGAGCCGAGACGGAGCATTGGCAGCGGCGCATGGGTGGTGCCGGTTTGTGAAGTGGATGGCCGGTTGGCTCATTGGCTTGCACTTTGAAATCCGTGGAACGCCGCCAACTGACGAGGTTATCGTCGCGGCGAAGCATCAGTCTTTTCTCGATATCATCCTGATTTACTCCGCCGTTCCGCGCGGAAAATTCATCATGAAACGCGAGCTGATCTACACGCCGATCTTGGGGCAATATGCGCTGCGCGTGGGCAGCGTCCCTGTCCGGCGCGGAAAGCGGGCAGAGGCGGTAAAGAAGATGGTCGATGACGTGATTGCGGGGCGCGCGGAACCCGGGCAACTTGTCGTCTATCCGCAAGGAACACGGATCGCACCGGGGGTGAGAGCACCCTATAAGATGGGGACGTTCGCGCTTTACGAGGCGAGCGGACTGCCTGTGGTTCCGGTGGCGTGCAATGTGGGTGTGTTCTGGCCGAAGCGGGGGATTTATCGCAAGCCGGGAACGGCGATTGTCGAGTTTCTGCCGCGTATCGAACAAGGACTGAGCCAAGAGGCGTTCCTGCAAAGGCTGGAAAGCGAGATTGAAGAGCGGTCAGATGCACTGGCGCGGGAGGCGGGCTTTGCCGTCTAG
- a CDS encoding TlpA family protein disulfide reductase, whose translation MPQFRSALLYTALALVANIGWADPYAIVDLRKDDMRKLAVHETPLELPNSTYTGEDGTPRTFADEGSAVLLVNFWATWCAPCRKEMPSLAALQSAFAPEDFRVITIATGRNPLPAMEQFFEEIEVDSLPLHTDPRQSLAREMGVLGLPVSVLIDRDGKEVARLMGDADWDSESARSIITALVEGAP comes from the coding sequence ATGCCGCAGTTCAGATCAGCGTTGCTTTATACGGCCCTCGCGCTCGTTGCAAACATCGGCTGGGCCGATCCTTACGCAATCGTAGACCTCCGCAAAGACGATATGCGCAAACTGGCCGTCCACGAAACGCCCCTCGAGCTGCCCAATAGCACCTACACTGGCGAAGACGGCACCCCCCGGACCTTCGCGGACGAAGGCAGCGCCGTGCTGCTGGTGAATTTCTGGGCCACATGGTGCGCGCCCTGCCGGAAGGAAATGCCCTCCCTCGCCGCCCTGCAATCTGCCTTCGCACCTGAGGATTTTCGCGTCATCACAATCGCCACAGGACGCAACCCGCTCCCCGCGATGGAACAGTTCTTCGAAGAAATCGAAGTCGACAGCCTGCCGCTCCATACCGACCCGCGCCAGTCATTAGCGCGGGAAATGGGCGTTCTCGGCCTTCCGGTATCGGTGCTGATCGACCGCGACGGAAAAGAGGTCGCCCGCCTCATGGGCGATGCCGACTGGGACAGCGAAAGCGCCCGCAGCATCATAACGGCATTGGTCGAAGGGGCGCCTTGA